In Candidatus Effluviviaceae Genus I sp., the genomic stretch GGCCGCCGCAGGTGGAGGCGTCGCTCCGGGACGCCATCGCCATGGGCGTCGACGACGCGGTGCTCCTCTCGGACCGCGCGTTCGCCGGGTCCGACACGTGGTCCACGTCGTACACGCTGGCGGCCGGGATCCGGAAGCGCGGGGCGTTCGACGTCGTGCTCTGCGGCAAGCAGGCCATCGACGGCGACACCGGGCAGGTGGGCCCGGGCGTCGCGGAGCTTCTCGACGCGCCGCAGGTGACGCACGTGCGGAAGATCGAGCTCGGGCCGGACGGCGTGGCCGAGGTCGAGCGCCTCATGGAGGACGGCACGGACGTGCTCCGCGTGAGGCCGCCCGCGGTGTTCAGCGTGGTCAAGGAGATCAACGAGCCGAGGCTGCCCTCGCTCAAGGGAAAGATGCGCGCGAAGAAGGCCGAGATCGCGGTGTGGCGGGCGGCCGACCTTGAGGTGGACGCGCGCGAGCTCGGGCTCGACGGCTCGCCGACGCGGGTCGTCAGGATCTTCGCGCCCGAGGCGAGACCGGGCGGGAAGGTCCTCTCGGGCACCGCCGACGAGGTCGTCGCCGAGCTCGCGGCCGAGCTCGCTGCGGTCGTGAAAGGAAGCCAGCGGGGGTGAGCGTGAGCAGCATCGAGGTCCTCGACGAGCGCTGCGTCGGCTGCGAGCTGTGCGTCCGGGCGTGCCTGTACGACGCCATCGAGATGCGCGACGACGTGGCGGTCATCAAGGACAACTGCACCCTGTGCGGCGCGTGCGTGGACGCCTGCAAGTTCGGCGCGATCATCCTCCGCAAGGAGGCGAAGGAGGCCGCCACGCCCGACGCGTACCGCGGCGTCTGGGTCGTCGCCGAGCAGCGGGACGGGGCGCTGCACGGCGTGAGCTTCGAGCTGCTCGGGAAGGGGCGCGAGCTGGCCGACGCGCGGGGCGCGCGTCTGTCGGCGGTCCTCATCGGCTCGGGCGTCGAGGGTCTCGCGAAGGACCTCGTCGAGCGCGGCGCCGACGAGGTGCTCGTCGTGGACGAGCCGGAGCTCGCGCACTACCTCGACGAGCCGTACGCCGCGGTCGTCGCCGACCTCATCGAGCGCCATCGCCCCGAGATCGTGCTCACCGGCGCGACCACGCTCGGCCGGTCCATGATCCCCCGCGTCGCCGTCCGCGTGAAGACCGGCCTCACGGCGGACTGCACCGGGCTTGCGATCGACGACGAGTCGGGCGGTCTCCTGCAGACGCGCCCGGCCTTCGGCGGCAACATCATGGCGACGATCGTCTGCCCCAATCACCGCCCCCAGATGGCGACCGTGCGGCACAAGGTCATGAAGCCGCTCGAGCCTGCGCCCGGCAGGCAGGGGAAGGTCGCGCGCGAGCGCGTCGCGAAGACGCTGCTCTCGTCGCGAGCCGAGTTCGTCCGCTTCGTGAAGGACGTCACGCAGACGGTCAACATCGCCGAGGCCGACATCATCGTGTCGGGCGGGCGCGGGCTCGGCGGCTCCGAGAGCTTCCGGCTCGTCGAGGAGCTCGCCCGCGCGATCGGCGGCGCCGTCGGGGCGTCGCGCGCGGCGGTGGACGCCGGGTGGATCCCCTACTCGCACCAGGTGGGGCAGACGGGGAAGACGGTCCAGCCGAAGGTCTACATCGCGTGCGGGATCTCGGGCGCCGTGCAGCACCTCGCGGGGATGCAGTCGTCCAAGGTCATCGTGGCGATCAACAAGGACCCCGACGCGCCGATCATGCGGTCGGCGACGTACGCCGTCGTCGGCGACCTCTTCGAGGTCCTGCCCGCGCTCACCAGGCGGCTTAGGGCCGAGCTCTCGTAGCCGCCTCCATCTCCCTGAGTCTCTCCGACACGAGCGCGTCGAGCCGGTCGGCGAGGGCCGGGCGGCTCACCGCCGCCCGCGCGGCGCGACCGGCCGCCTTCGCCCGCGAGACCGGGACGCGCCCGAGGAGCCCCTGCGGCAGCATCTCCGCGACGACCCGTCCGCTCATGTCCTCGGGCACCGGCACGCCGACGAGCGCAAGGAGGGTCGGGGCGACGTCGAGCGTCGTCATCTGAAGCGGCACCGGCGTCGAGTGCGCGTCGCGCCCGTGGAGGATGAACACCCCCGGCGGGGCGGCGACCGAGCCGAGCGACGCGTCGCCGAGTCCCGGCGGGCGCGCCCCGTACACGGAGCAGACGACCAGGAAGGTGCGCTCGTCGCACAGGCTCCGGAATCGCTCCACCGCCGCATCGATGAACAGGTGATACGCTCCGACCACTCCCGCGTGCGCGTCCGCGCCCGGGGCCTCCGTCCCTGACGCCGCGGACGCGGCGGCCGGCAGGAAGCGGCGGGAGACGGCGTCCAGGCCGCCGAGGTACACGAGCGCGAGGTGGGGCTCCTCCCGCGTGATGAGGTCCGCCGCGACCTCCACGGTCGTCATGTCGGCGAGGAGCGACCATCTGAGGCCGGCGACCGCCTCATCCCACGCGGCGTCCGGTCGCCGGGGGCTGCCGCCCAGCATCCCCGCGAACACCGCATCGAGCGCCGCTTCGGCCTGGACCACGGCGTCCCGGACGACCCCCTCGAGCGCGGGGTCCGTCTGGCCGGGCGCGTCCGCGAAGAGCGCCGGGGGGAGCGCGGCGTCGCGGGACGCGCTCGCGGGAAGGTAGGGCGCCGCGACGCCGGCGGCGCGCCGCCCGACCGGCCAGGTTCCCGGCCAGCCCACCGTGACCGTGCGGCCGCCCGCGGCGCGGACGGCCCCGGTGACGGCGGGCGACAGCCCGAACAGGCTCCCGCCGCCGGGCCCGGCGACCGCGCGGCGCGCGTCGTCGTCCAGCGGGCGGCCCGTCGCGAGCGTCGTCCATCCGACGAGGGGGAGCGGCGGCTCGTCGGCCGTGATGAGCGCGGTGGTCGCCCGGCGCAGCACGCGGCTCACGCCCGGGAGCCCGCCCCTCTGCGCGAACTGCGTGACGAGCTGGCCGTCCAGCCCGTCCACCGCCAGGACGATGACCCGGTAGCCGGTCGCCGGCGCGACCGGGACGCGCGGCGACGGCTTCCACGCAAGCGCGAGCGCGAGCGCGGCGGTCCCTGCTGCGAGCGCGCCCACCAGCAGCGCGCGTCTTGCCTTCGTGCCGACCACGGTCCCCCCTTTGCGTGTTGCCGGGCGAGCGGCTTGTGGATAGACTAGCTAGCATGCCCAGAACCCGGAAGTCAAGCTCGCCGACGGGTCCCCGCCGGCCGGCTCCGCCGTCCGAGCCCGCCTTCCTCGAGGTCCGCGGCGCGCGCGAGCACAATCTCAAGGGGATCGACGTCTCGATCCCCCGCAACTCGCTCGTCGTCATCACGGGGCTCTCGGGCTCGGGCAAGTCGTCGCTCGCGTTCGACACCATCTACGCCGAGGGCCAGCGTCGCTACGTCGAGTCGCTCTCCGCGTACGCCCGTCAGTTCCTCTCTCAGATGCAGAAGCCGAAGGTCGACCTCATCGAGGGGCTGTCTCCCGCCATCTCCATCGAGCAGCGCACGGCCGCCAGGAACCCGCGCTCCACGGTCGGGACCGCGACCGAGATCTACGACTACCTCCGCCTCCTCTTCGCGCGCATCGGCGTGCCGCACTGTCACGTCTGCGGCCGCGAGATCTCGCAGCTCACCGTGGACCAGATGGCGGACAAGGTGCTCTCGTACCCGGCGGACACGCACGCCCAGATCGTCGCGCCGGTCGTGCGCGGCAAGAAGGGCGAGCACCGCGACACGCTCAGCAGGATCGAGCGCGCGGGGTTCGTGAGGGTGCGCGTGGACGGAGAGGTGAGGGACGTCGCCGGGCTTGCGAGGCTTCCGAAGAACAGGAAGCACGACATCGAGGTCGTGGTGGACCGCCTCGTGCTGCGACCGGCCGCGCGCCAGCGTCTCGTGGACTCGATCGAGACGGCCCTCGGCCTGTCCGAGGGCATCCTCAAGGTGCTCGTCGGCGGCGAGGAGCTCGCCATGAGCTCGTCGGCGTCGTGCGCTCTCTGCGGGGTCGGCGCCGGCGAGATCGCCCCGCGCCTCTTCTCGTTCAACAGCCCGTACGGCGCGTGTCCGACGTGCGGCGGCCTCGGCACGATGATGCGGGTGGATCCCGGGCTCGTGGTCCCCGACCCCTCGCTGTCGCTGCGCGAGGGCGCGGTCGCCTGCTGGCCGGACCTCGCCACGGGATGGGCGAGGCACAAGCTGGACGCGCTCTCGCAGTACTACACGTTCACCCTCACGACGCCCTTCAGGGACCTCGATCCGCACGTCCAGTCGGTCCTGCTCCGAGGCTCCGGCGAGGAGACGATCGAGTACCGGATCGAGTTCGAGAAGG encodes the following:
- a CDS encoding alkaline phosphatase family protein, which gives rise to MVGTKARRALLVGALAAGTAALALALAWKPSPRVPVAPATGYRVIVLAVDGLDGQLVTQFAQRGGLPGVSRVLRRATTALITADEPPLPLVGWTTLATGRPLDDDARRAVAGPGGGSLFGLSPAVTGAVRAAGGRTVTVGWPGTWPVGRRAAGVAAPYLPASASRDAALPPALFADAPGQTDPALEGVVRDAVVQAEAALDAVFAGMLGGSPRRPDAAWDEAVAGLRWSLLADMTTVEVAADLITREEPHLALVYLGGLDAVSRRFLPAAASAASGTEAPGADAHAGVVGAYHLFIDAAVERFRSLCDERTFLVVCSVYGARPPGLGDASLGSVAAPPGVFILHGRDAHSTPVPLQMTTLDVAPTLLALVGVPVPEDMSGRVVAEMLPQGLLGRVPVSRAKAAGRAARAAVSRPALADRLDALVSERLREMEAATRARP
- a CDS encoding electron transfer flavoprotein subunit alpha, which codes for MSSIEVLDERCVGCELCVRACLYDAIEMRDDVAVIKDNCTLCGACVDACKFGAIILRKEAKEAATPDAYRGVWVVAEQRDGALHGVSFELLGKGRELADARGARLSAVLIGSGVEGLAKDLVERGADEVLVVDEPELAHYLDEPYAAVVADLIERHRPEIVLTGATTLGRSMIPRVAVRVKTGLTADCTGLAIDDESGGLLQTRPAFGGNIMATIVCPNHRPQMATVRHKVMKPLEPAPGRQGKVARERVAKTLLSSRAEFVRFVKDVTQTVNIAEADIIVSGGRGLGGSESFRLVEELARAIGGAVGASRAAVDAGWIPYSHQVGQTGKTVQPKVYIACGISGAVQHLAGMQSSKVIVAINKDPDAPIMRSATYAVVGDLFEVLPALTRRLRAELS
- a CDS encoding electron transfer flavoprotein subunit beta/FixA family protein gives rise to the protein MNVVVLLKQVPDTTDVRIDRETNTLIREGVPSIINPFDMYAIEEGLRLRERAGGGTVTVMSMGPPQVEASLRDAIAMGVDDAVLLSDRAFAGSDTWSTSYTLAAGIRKRGAFDVVLCGKQAIDGDTGQVGPGVAELLDAPQVTHVRKIELGPDGVAEVERLMEDGTDVLRVRPPAVFSVVKEINEPRLPSLKGKMRAKKAEIAVWRAADLEVDARELGLDGSPTRVVRIFAPEARPGGKVLSGTADEVVAELAAELAAVVKGSQRG